One stretch of Wolbachia endosymbiont of Armadillidium arcangelii DNA includes these proteins:
- a CDS encoding ankyrin repeat domain-containing protein yields MAIEKEKFFEIINKVGKSEGLDQDNLLERIKNELKGKDVGEYNKFSRNFSKEYQFSIKISEETVEDWTLLHLATACDCLLIVELLLKKKVSVSTRVKNSSKNDGPTALHVAASYGRENIVKQLLSDDRVNPSLKSKNKTPREVVGNTENKEAIVKMLEKAEKDHSRKKIKGFHIKVEEGSCHHLSQNDHMTQSSSAVNGNNATTALGNGKGKSVPIEVQMRNESKKENNDNVQSEQIASNSITGESNNIIVNKQYLPVSVKSMVEKIESPQRRSVTCSGKQTPTGEGVSSDDSGLELETTFDTSSCFEINHDGVGNEVDNQTLESLLSQIQLRDSRTRELERLDKELKQIELGKAEKEPAELKSYAAGHETRLEALGKLSEENQSLKQKTQELKSENATLKDELEKIKGQHSNDLDEHETRSEVLDKLSEENQSLKQQIQDLKSKNTTLNSELEKIKTKTDEIPLEKTEKGQLCFLKVASVNLVTMLAVGVIFSIAFQLPVLLMIAISVTSALVAGGVTYATTKPATELTELKKEVAIQQHSL; encoded by the coding sequence ATGGCAATAGAGAAGGAGAAGTTTTTTGAAATAATAAATAAGGTAGGTAAGAGTGAAGGTTTGGATCAGGATAATTTGCTTGAAAGAATAAAGAATGAGTTAAAAGGAAAAGATGTAGGAGAGTACAACAAGTTTAGTAGAAATTTTAGTAAAGAATATCAATTCAGTATAAAAATTTCAGAAGAAACTGTAGAAGATTGGACATTATTACATCTTGCTACAGCATGTGACTGTCTGTTGATAGTGGAACTTCTACTGAAAAAGAAAGTAAGTGTTAGCACTCGAGTAAAAAATAGTTCTAAAAATGATGGGCCAACTGCTTTGCATGTAGCTGCTTCTTATGGGCGTGAAAACATAGTAAAGCAACTACTAAGTGATGATCGAGTGAATCCTTCATTAAAAAGCAAAAATAAGACTCCAAGGGAGGTGGTTGGTAATACAGAAAATAAGGAAGCTATAGTAAAAATGTTAGAGAAAGCAGAAAAAGATCATTCGCGGAAGAAAATAAAGGGTTTTCACATAAAGGTTGAAGAGGGAAGTTGCCACCATTTATCTCAGAATGATCATATGACTCAGTCGAGCTCAGCTGTGAATGGTAATAATGCAACTACTGCATTAGGAAATGGTAAAGGAAAATCAGTACCGATAGAAGTACAAATGCGGAATGAAAGTAAGAAAGAGAATAATGACAATGTTCAGAGTGAACAAATTGCTTCTAATTCGATTACTGGTGAAAGTAATAACATTATAGTAAATAAGCAATACTTACCTGTTAGCGTTAAGAGTATGGTAGAAAAAATTGAATCACCGCAAAGAAGAAGTGTTACATGTAGTGGTAAACAGACTCCTACTGGTGAAGGTGTTAGTAGTGACGACAGCGGTCTAGAACTTGAGACTACATTTGATACTTCTTCCTGCTTCGAAATAAATCATGACGGGGTAGGTAATGAAGTTGATAACCAAACTTTAGAAAGTTTACTATCTCAAATTCAGTTGCGAGATAGTCGAACCCGGGAATTAGAAAGGTTAGATAAGGAATTAAAACAGATTGAACTGGGTAAGGCAGAAAAAGAGCCGGCAGAATTAAAGAGTTACGCAGCTGGACATGAGACTAGGTTGGAAGCACTTGGTAAACTCAGTGAAGAAAATCAATCACTAAAACAAAAAACACAAGAGCTCAAAAGTGAAAACGCAACACTTAAGGATGAGTTAGAAAAAATAAAAGGTCAGCACTCTAATGATTTAGATGAACATGAGACTCGGTCAGAAGTACTTGATAAGCTCAGTGAAGAGAATCAATCACTAAAACAACAAATACAAGATCTAAAAAGTAAAAATACAACACTTAATAGTGAATTAGAAAAAATAAAAACTAAAACAGATGAAATTCCACTAGAAAAAACAGAAAAAGGACAACTGTGTTTCTTAAAAGTTGCTTCTGTAAACCTTGTAACCATGTTGGCAGTAGGTGTCATCTTTAGTATAGCTTTCCAATTACCAGTTCTATTGATGATTGCAATTTCTGTGACATCTGCGTTGGTAGCTGGTGGCGTTACATATGCAACAACAAAACCTGCTACTGAATTAACTGAATTGAAAAAAGAAGTAGCCATTCAACAACATAGTTTGTAA
- a CDS encoding pyruvate dehydrogenase complex E1 component subunit beta, with amino-acid sequence MASLSVREALCIAIREEMQNDPDVFIMGEEVAEYDGAYKVTRGLLKEFGENRVVDTPITEHGFAGLAVGAAFAGLRPIVEFMTFNFSMQAIDQIINSAAKTNYMSGGQLGCPIVFRGPNGAAARVAAQHSQCFASWYSHVPGLKVIAPYFASDCRGLLKAAIRDPNPVIFLENEIAYGHEHEVSDSELSNKDYLLEIGKAAIIREGKDVTITAFSLKLMDALDAADLLSDKGIEAEVIDLRTLRPLDTEAVINSIKKTNRLVSVEEGWPFAGVGAELSAVVMEQGFDYLDAPVVRVTGKDVPLPYAANLEKKALPQVEDIIEAVHQVCFRKK; translated from the coding sequence ATGGCAAGCTTAAGTGTAAGAGAAGCGTTATGCATAGCAATCAGAGAAGAAATGCAAAATGACCCTGATGTATTTATCATGGGTGAAGAAGTTGCAGAGTATGATGGTGCTTATAAAGTAACAAGAGGGTTACTGAAAGAGTTCGGAGAAAATAGGGTAGTTGATACACCTATTACCGAACATGGATTTGCTGGCCTTGCTGTTGGAGCAGCATTTGCTGGGCTTAGGCCAATTGTTGAGTTTATGACTTTTAATTTTTCCATGCAGGCAATTGATCAAATCATAAATTCCGCAGCAAAAACAAATTATATGTCAGGCGGACAACTTGGATGCCCTATAGTGTTTCGTGGACCAAATGGTGCTGCAGCAAGAGTTGCAGCACAACATTCTCAGTGCTTTGCATCTTGGTATTCGCATGTTCCAGGGTTAAAGGTAATAGCACCTTATTTTGCCTCTGATTGCAGAGGTCTGCTTAAAGCTGCAATTCGTGATCCAAATCCAGTAATATTTCTAGAAAACGAAATAGCTTATGGGCATGAGCATGAGGTTTCTGATTCTGAGCTATCAAATAAAGATTATCTACTTGAGATAGGCAAAGCTGCTATTATACGGGAAGGAAAGGATGTAACTATCACTGCTTTCTCATTGAAGTTAATGGATGCGTTAGATGCAGCAGATTTACTCTCTGATAAAGGCATAGAAGCGGAAGTTATTGACCTCAGAACCTTAAGACCACTTGACACTGAAGCCGTTATTAACTCTATTAAGAAAACTAATAGATTAGTTAGCGTGGAAGAGGGTTGGCCATTTGCAGGAGTAGGAGCAGAGCTGTCAGCCGTTGTTATGGAACAAGGATTTGACTACCTTGATGCTCCAGTTGTACGCGTAACCGGCAAGGATGTTCCCTTACCTTATGCTGCAAATTTAGAAAAGAAAGCGTTACCACAAGTGGAAGATATAATTGAAGCTGTGCACCAAGTCTGCTTTAGAAAGAAATAG
- a CDS encoding phosphomannomutase/phosphoglucomutase, with product MLYINHSKKCTMDNTIIRKYDIRGVVGRDLQISDGYEIGRKFGQTAANVCVGYDSRIDSPSIEKELIRGLILSGANVIRVGLCSSPMLYAATMQADLGIMITASHNPSEYNGFKFFSSKKVYSDQEMKEIIGSTIKNSTKIGSLINTNTYSEYIHILKNALKNNTTQKLKIAWDFGNSPTIVRYIEKVLPDHIHIVTNNSIDGTFPLHDPDPIEEKNLAQLINIVKKDKCDLGIALDGDGDRVRLIDNKGNVVSNDHLFMIFAREVLAEHPKSKVIANVKMSMKVHDLVSKLGGQIITCATGHSLVKKKMVEEGAKFAGELSGHFFFSELGFDDGLYSAIKAIDILLKKNQSLSEMIEDLPKLYITHEVKIVVKDEKKFQIIESIKETLKQKNIVFSELDGIKVTDNKGWWLLRVSNTQNCITARCEGNTLEDFELTKKVLFYYIDELKSYI from the coding sequence ATGTTATATATTAACCACTCCAAGAAGTGCACTATGGACAATACTATTATAAGAAAATACGATATTAGAGGTGTGGTAGGCAGAGACCTGCAAATCAGTGATGGATACGAGATAGGCAGAAAATTTGGTCAAACTGCAGCTAACGTTTGTGTAGGCTATGACAGCAGGATAGATTCACCAAGCATAGAAAAAGAATTAATCAGAGGCTTAATTTTATCCGGTGCGAATGTTATACGCGTTGGGCTCTGTTCTTCACCTATGCTCTACGCTGCAACGATGCAGGCAGACCTTGGAATTATGATCACTGCTTCTCATAACCCCAGCGAATATAATGGCTTTAAATTTTTCAGTAGTAAAAAAGTTTACTCAGATCAAGAAATGAAGGAAATTATAGGCAGTACAATTAAAAACAGCACGAAAATTGGAAGCTTAATTAACACGAACACATATAGTGAGTATATTCACATATTAAAAAATGCGCTCAAGAATAACACTACACAAAAACTAAAAATAGCCTGGGATTTTGGCAATAGTCCAACAATTGTAAGATATATTGAAAAGGTTTTACCAGATCATATACACATCGTAACCAATAACTCTATAGATGGAACATTTCCACTGCATGATCCAGATCCCATAGAAGAAAAAAATCTTGCTCAGTTAATCAATATTGTCAAGAAAGATAAATGTGATCTTGGTATTGCACTTGATGGTGATGGTGATAGGGTACGCTTGATTGATAATAAAGGTAATGTTGTTTCCAATGATCACTTATTTATGATTTTTGCACGTGAAGTATTGGCGGAACACCCAAAAAGCAAAGTTATTGCCAACGTAAAAATGAGTATGAAAGTGCATGATCTCGTTAGTAAATTAGGAGGACAAATAATTACCTGTGCCACTGGACACTCACTAGTTAAGAAAAAGATGGTAGAAGAAGGAGCAAAGTTTGCCGGTGAACTCAGTGGCCATTTTTTCTTTTCTGAGCTGGGTTTTGATGATGGACTATATTCTGCTATTAAAGCCATTGACATTTTACTTAAGAAAAACCAAAGCCTATCTGAGATGATTGAAGACTTACCAAAGTTATATATCACTCATGAAGTGAAAATTGTAGTAAAGGATGAGAAAAAATTTCAAATAATTGAGTCAATAAAGGAGACACTAAAGCAGAAAAATATTGTATTTTCAGAGCTTGATGGTATTAAGGTAACTGATAATAAAGGTTGGTGGCTTCTTAGAGTATCAAATACGCAAAACTGCATTACAGCAAGATGTGAAGGAAATACCTTAGAAGATTTTGAACTCACTAAAAAAGTTTTGTTTTATTACATCGATGAACTAAAATCATACATTTAA
- the uvrA gene encoding excinuclease ABC subunit UvrA produces MDDFIRVKGAREHNLQSIDINIPKNKLVVITGLSGSGKSSLAFDTIYAEGQRRYVESLSSYARQFLNIQDKPDVELITGLSPAISINQKSISKNPRSTVGTVTEIYDYLRLIYARVGMPYSPVTGLPITKQTVSQIVDTITALPLETKIYILAPIVRGRKGEHFKEILEIKKQGYVRLKIDGEIYNIDDLPKLDKNKKHDIFVVADRVSISGDIGNRLPSSIESALRLGHGLIYAEIVNLPDNHNSEYKNGQTLTFSENFACPESGFTLEEVEPRLFSFNSPYGACGSCNGLGKKLSVDAKLIVPDETLSISEGALKPIGSMSRQVHANYGLLKNAILSLAENCKFSLDIPWKNIDQKVKDLILFGSREMKFQGLVSILERQMDYDAALIERYCSIAHCKECAGYRLRKEALTVKIDEKHIGEISGLSIDESLKWFGNLSDKLTEQQKQISDKISNEIIKRLTFLKNVGLDYLTLDRESSTLSGGESQRIRLASQIGSGLTGVLYILDEPSIGLHQCDNDRLIATLKNLRDMGNTVIVVEHDEDTIMAADYVIDIGPGAGVNGGKIIAEGTPDQVQESLESITGQYLSGKKEILIPERRKQATQFIKVVNACENNLKSINVEFPIRNFICVTGISGGGKSSLVIETLYKYSAHKINHSSVKHGQCDKIEGLEYIDKIIEVDQSPIGRTPASNPATYVGMFTHIRNWFAGLPESKARGYNVGRFSFNTKGGRCEACKGDGHLRIEMHFLPDVYVKCEQCKGQRYNRETLEVTYKGKSISDVLDMTIDQACDFFENLPMIKEKLISLQEVGLGYITLGQSSTTLSGGEAQRIKLSKELSKRFTGRTLYILDEPTTGLHFEDVNNLLKILHRLVDLGNTVIVIEHNLHVIKTADYIIDIGPEGGVKGGKVVAVGTPEKVAQTPESVTGKYLKTYLLDQVSTIS; encoded by the coding sequence ATGGATGATTTTATCAGAGTTAAAGGTGCAAGAGAACATAATCTCCAGAGTATAGATATCAATATACCGAAAAATAAGTTAGTTGTTATAACTGGACTAAGTGGTTCTGGTAAATCCAGCCTTGCATTCGACACGATTTATGCAGAAGGCCAACGCCGATACGTTGAAAGTCTATCGTCTTATGCGCGTCAATTTCTCAACATTCAAGATAAACCTGATGTTGAATTAATCACAGGCCTCTCTCCTGCAATATCAATCAACCAAAAATCAATCTCAAAAAATCCAAGATCAACTGTCGGAACCGTTACTGAAATTTACGACTATCTACGCTTGATATATGCACGAGTGGGAATGCCTTATTCACCTGTAACTGGGTTGCCAATAACGAAACAGACTGTATCTCAAATTGTAGATACTATTACAGCATTACCTTTAGAAACTAAAATATATATACTTGCTCCTATTGTACGTGGCAGAAAGGGAGAGCACTTCAAAGAAATATTGGAAATTAAAAAGCAGGGTTACGTGAGACTAAAAATAGATGGTGAAATATACAATATAGATGATTTGCCTAAACTAGATAAAAACAAGAAGCACGATATTTTCGTAGTTGCAGATAGAGTATCCATATCAGGTGATATAGGAAATCGACTACCAAGCAGTATAGAATCAGCATTGAGACTTGGCCATGGCTTAATATATGCAGAAATAGTGAACTTACCTGATAACCATAATTCCGAGTATAAAAATGGTCAAACTTTAACTTTCTCAGAGAATTTTGCATGTCCTGAGTCTGGCTTCACTCTTGAGGAAGTAGAGCCAAGATTATTTTCTTTTAACAGCCCCTACGGTGCATGCGGTTCATGTAACGGACTGGGTAAGAAATTAAGTGTTGATGCAAAACTGATAGTGCCAGATGAAACGCTCTCGATATCTGAGGGTGCTTTAAAGCCAATTGGATCAATGTCCCGTCAAGTGCATGCAAATTATGGATTGCTAAAAAATGCAATTCTATCACTGGCTGAAAATTGCAAATTTAGCCTTGATATTCCGTGGAAGAATATAGACCAAAAAGTGAAGGATTTGATACTCTTTGGCTCTAGAGAAATGAAATTTCAAGGCTTGGTCAGTATCCTAGAACGCCAGATGGATTATGATGCAGCACTTATTGAGCGGTATTGCTCTATCGCTCACTGCAAGGAATGTGCTGGCTATAGATTAAGGAAAGAAGCACTTACAGTGAAAATTGACGAAAAACATATAGGTGAAATATCAGGGCTCAGCATCGATGAGTCCCTTAAGTGGTTTGGAAATTTGTCAGACAAGCTTACAGAACAACAGAAGCAAATCTCAGATAAAATATCAAATGAAATAATCAAGAGATTGACATTTTTAAAGAATGTAGGGCTAGATTACCTTACGCTTGATCGTGAATCTAGCACTCTCTCTGGCGGTGAAAGCCAGAGGATCAGGCTTGCTTCGCAAATTGGCTCTGGTTTAACAGGGGTGCTATACATACTTGATGAGCCCTCAATTGGCCTTCATCAATGTGATAATGATCGATTAATTGCCACGCTTAAAAATTTGAGAGACATGGGTAATACTGTGATTGTTGTTGAGCATGATGAAGACACAATAATGGCTGCTGATTATGTGATTGATATTGGCCCTGGAGCTGGTGTAAACGGAGGAAAAATCATTGCAGAAGGAACACCAGATCAGGTACAAGAAAGCTTAGAAAGCATAACAGGGCAATATTTGAGCGGAAAGAAAGAAATCTTAATTCCAGAAAGAAGAAAACAAGCAACTCAGTTCATAAAGGTAGTTAACGCGTGTGAGAACAACTTAAAAAGTATAAATGTTGAATTTCCTATAAGGAATTTTATTTGTGTTACTGGAATATCAGGAGGAGGAAAATCAAGTTTAGTGATAGAAACACTATATAAATACTCAGCACACAAGATAAATCATTCATCTGTAAAGCATGGTCAATGCGACAAAATAGAAGGCCTTGAGTACATAGATAAAATTATAGAAGTTGATCAATCGCCAATTGGTAGGACCCCAGCATCAAATCCAGCAACATATGTTGGTATGTTTACTCACATCAGAAATTGGTTTGCAGGTCTTCCAGAATCGAAAGCTAGGGGATATAATGTAGGCCGATTTTCATTTAATACCAAGGGAGGAAGATGTGAAGCTTGTAAAGGTGATGGGCATTTAAGGATCGAGATGCATTTCCTACCGGATGTTTATGTGAAATGTGAACAGTGTAAAGGACAGAGATATAACCGGGAAACATTGGAAGTTACTTACAAGGGAAAATCAATCTCTGATGTGCTTGATATGACAATAGATCAAGCATGTGACTTTTTTGAAAATCTTCCAATGATAAAGGAAAAGTTGATTTCTTTACAGGAAGTGGGGCTTGGCTATATAACGCTTGGACAGTCGTCAACAACTTTATCTGGGGGTGAAGCACAACGAATAAAGCTGTCTAAGGAACTATCAAAGCGATTTACCGGAAGAACATTGTATATTCTTGATGAGCCAACAACTGGATTACATTTTGAAGATGTAAATAACTTACTGAAAATACTCCATAGGTTAGTTGATTTAGGAAACACTGTTATAGTTATTGAGCACAATTTACATGTTATAAAAACTGCTGATTACATAATAGATATTGGTCCAGAGGGTGGAGTGAAGGGTGGAAAGGTGGTTGCTGTAGGAACTCCAGAAAAAGTTGCACAGACTCCAGAAAGCGTTACAGGCAAGTATCTTAAAACGTATTTATTAGATCAAGTATCAACTATTTCTTAA
- a CDS encoding CvpA family protein: protein MFFDSLIIFIIVLCVIISITRGFIKELCALMFLFLSVFLTASYYDFFVINYSKYFDSKVTQNILSTISVFIVLNLTFMTMNNWLMYILSPIRLGLMDRVTGMFVGALRGILLSYVLFFAVHLYCHAVYDKKEGESKIEAEDILPNWIINSHSYQALFVTTEEVIDMYVPESLILKIKEIGEEMVDQEKSKNNKEK from the coding sequence ATGTTTTTCGATAGCCTAATTATCTTTATTATTGTCTTGTGTGTAATAATATCGATAACTAGAGGTTTTATAAAAGAGCTATGCGCATTAATGTTCTTGTTCTTATCAGTCTTTTTGACAGCCAGTTACTATGATTTTTTTGTTATAAATTATAGTAAGTATTTTGACTCTAAAGTCACACAGAACATACTTTCTACAATCTCTGTATTTATCGTACTTAATCTTACATTCATGACAATGAATAATTGGCTAATGTACATATTATCACCCATAAGGTTGGGATTAATGGATAGAGTTACTGGAATGTTTGTCGGAGCACTTAGAGGAATATTGCTTTCTTATGTACTATTTTTTGCTGTGCACTTATATTGCCACGCAGTATACGATAAAAAAGAGGGGGAGTCTAAAATAGAAGCAGAAGACATATTGCCTAACTGGATAATCAATTCACACTCTTACCAGGCTCTATTTGTGACAACAGAAGAAGTAATTGACATGTATGTACCAGAGTCGTTGATACTAAAAATAAAAGAGATTGGTGAGGAAATGGTTGATCAAGAAAAATCTAAAAATAATAAAGAAAAGTGA
- a CDS encoding riboflavin synthase produces the protein MFKGIITDIGTVIDITTHSNSFHIKTQNLSSVNKGDSIACSGVCLTVVDIMNDVFIVQLSQETMKVSNLNMWKIGKKINLEQAMKLSDRIDGHLVQGHVDGIVRILTIERNLDSHEVKLSCPQELIKFVAKKGSITLDGVSLTVNSVVNQEFTVNIIPYTWKNTTFQHNKTGNCLNLEVDMIARYLDQLIKYQHN, from the coding sequence ATGTTTAAAGGAATTATTACAGATATTGGAACTGTAATTGATATCACCACTCACTCTAACTCCTTCCACATCAAAACACAAAATTTATCCTCTGTAAATAAAGGAGATTCAATAGCCTGCTCCGGAGTGTGTTTAACTGTTGTCGACATAATGAACGATGTATTCATAGTTCAATTATCTCAAGAAACTATGAAGGTTTCTAACTTAAATATGTGGAAAATAGGAAAAAAAATAAACCTAGAACAAGCAATGAAACTGAGTGATAGGATTGATGGCCACTTGGTTCAGGGCCATGTTGATGGGATAGTAAGAATCTTAACAATTGAACGAAATTTAGATTCTCATGAAGTCAAGTTATCGTGCCCACAAGAATTAATTAAATTTGTTGCGAAAAAAGGTTCTATAACGCTAGATGGGGTTTCTCTCACAGTAAATTCAGTTGTCAATCAAGAGTTCACTGTGAATATCATTCCCTATACATGGAAAAACACAACTTTTCAGCATAATAAAACAGGTAATTGCCTAAATTTAGAAGTTGATATGATTGCTCGGTACTTAGACCAGCTGATAAAATATCAACACAATTAA
- a CDS encoding ComF family protein gives MNLLLLKKATDLIFPNVCVSCECIIDKSYDLCSECNKKINFLTKHYCNVCGAVISDNLYTCGKCISNPPPFKVLRSVFTYDEHSKNMIINFKFFDNLNYVKVYAKWMYQTNKDMFQNAEVIIPIPLHKIRLFKRKYNQAALLAKELSKLSNLSYIPFAIKRIRHTVPQAGLSLKQREKNLKKAFKISNSEIIKNKIVILVDDVVTTGATVRSCSQEILNFGAREVRVLSLARTV, from the coding sequence ATGAATCTTCTATTACTAAAAAAAGCTACAGATCTCATATTTCCAAACGTATGCGTAAGTTGTGAATGTATAATTGATAAAAGTTATGATTTATGCAGTGAATGCAATAAAAAAATCAATTTTTTAACTAAGCATTACTGTAATGTTTGTGGTGCAGTAATCTCAGATAATCTTTATACATGTGGCAAATGCATCAGCAATCCTCCACCGTTTAAAGTGTTAAGATCAGTTTTCACCTACGATGAACATAGCAAAAATATGATTATAAATTTTAAATTTTTTGATAACTTAAATTATGTGAAAGTCTACGCAAAGTGGATGTATCAAACTAACAAAGACATGTTTCAAAATGCAGAGGTCATAATCCCCATACCGCTACACAAAATACGCTTATTTAAACGTAAATATAATCAAGCAGCATTGCTCGCGAAGGAATTAAGTAAACTATCCAATTTATCCTATATACCATTTGCAATAAAACGTATTCGTCACACCGTACCTCAAGCTGGTCTTTCACTTAAGCAGCGTGAAAAAAATTTGAAAAAGGCTTTTAAAATAAGCAACAGCGAAATTATCAAAAACAAAATAGTGATATTGGTTGATGATGTAGTAACAACTGGAGCAACCGTAAGGTCTTGCTCTCAGGAAATTTTAAACTTTGGTGCAAGAGAAGTGAGAGTGCTATCGCTTGCAAGAACTGTATGA
- the pheS gene encoding phenylalanine--tRNA ligase subunit alpha, translating into MNRELISEIPLLEDKAVSEIESAASLQDLEKVRLSYLGRKGLIKAYFDDLKNIDDAREKRDLGAVINVLRNKIDQLITSKENELKAEEVKLKLQNEAVDITLPVRPERIGKIHPLSKVISEVKLIFAHMGFKAVDGPDIEDEFHVFDALNTPSHHPAREEQDTFYLRNKINDKRVVLRTHTSSVQIRTMEKTKTFPIKIVTAGRVYRNDFDATHTPMFHQIEGLYVNENVNMGQLKFTIHRFLSKFFGDKGLKIRFRNSFFPFTEPSAEVDISYKDSKWIEVLGCGMVHPNVFQNVGIDHTKYSGFAFGIGIERLAMLKYQISDLRSFYDNRISWLNHYGFHFSSLR; encoded by the coding sequence GTGAACAGGGAGCTAATAAGTGAAATACCTTTACTTGAAGATAAGGCAGTTTCTGAGATTGAAAGTGCTGCTTCTTTGCAAGATTTAGAAAAAGTTAGGTTGTCATACTTGGGGAGAAAGGGTCTAATAAAGGCTTATTTTGATGATTTAAAGAATATAGATGATGCAAGAGAAAAACGCGATCTAGGTGCAGTTATTAACGTTTTACGCAATAAGATAGACCAGCTTATAACAAGCAAAGAAAATGAACTAAAAGCTGAAGAAGTTAAATTAAAACTGCAAAATGAAGCAGTTGATATCACACTGCCTGTCAGACCAGAAAGAATTGGCAAGATTCATCCACTGAGCAAAGTTATAAGTGAAGTAAAGCTCATTTTTGCACATATGGGCTTCAAAGCAGTTGATGGTCCTGATATTGAAGATGAATTTCATGTGTTTGATGCGCTAAACACTCCGAGTCACCACCCTGCGCGCGAAGAGCAGGATACCTTCTATTTAAGAAACAAAATAAATGATAAAAGAGTGGTGCTGCGCACTCATACCTCATCTGTGCAGATTAGAACCATGGAAAAGACAAAAACTTTTCCAATTAAAATAGTGACTGCAGGTAGGGTATACAGAAATGACTTTGATGCAACTCACACTCCTATGTTTCACCAGATAGAAGGGCTTTATGTTAATGAAAATGTCAATATGGGCCAATTAAAGTTTACTATTCATCGCTTCCTTAGTAAATTTTTCGGAGATAAAGGTCTAAAAATACGCTTTCGTAATAGTTTTTTCCCTTTCACTGAGCCTTCTGCAGAAGTGGATATAAGCTATAAAGATAGTAAATGGATTGAAGTACTTGGATGCGGTATGGTGCACCCAAATGTCTTTCAAAATGTTGGCATAGACCATACTAAATACAGTGGCTTTGCATTTGGGATTGGTATAGAAAGGCTAGCAATGCTGAAATATCAAATTAGTGATCTAAGGAGCTTTTATGACAACAGAATCAGTTGGCTCAACCATTATGGTTTTCATTTTTCGTCTTTAAGATAA